Proteins from one Chitinophaga oryzae genomic window:
- a CDS encoding tetratricopeptide repeat protein encodes MKKLLVSLLFCTAGVSVMAQRAKVSSADENLKKQDLEKAKADIDAALQHEKTKNDAKTWLVNGKILEAMGTKQKSANLALEAYASFKKALEIDPKMKEAILEMSGPMFNVYATVANAGYGFLNEQKWDSSLVDFKHAFEIAEFYNSKNLGTTIPTDTALTFYTGYAANQANKKDDAFTYLKKAADLQFKGEPALYVVLGQLYEEKGDQANWLKTIEQGKALFPKDKRFNDMEMAFYSKTGKTNELLSMLEKKMADNPNDEAAVLDYAIRVDNLANPRDEKGNDAPKPANYEELIGKAEAAYKKVLELNANDATANFQLGALYFNKAVVFNKQLNELDSKQQTSPKAKELQGKVEGLMNQALPFFEKADASFTAKASSLDAGDKQTYESCLYALQKIYAIKNQTAKVEEVKKKLDALK; translated from the coding sequence ATGAAAAAATTATTGGTATCTCTTCTCTTTTGTACGGCCGGCGTATCGGTGATGGCCCAGAGAGCAAAAGTAAGCAGCGCAGATGAGAACCTGAAGAAACAAGACCTGGAGAAAGCCAAAGCAGATATCGATGCAGCGTTACAGCATGAAAAAACCAAAAACGATGCAAAGACATGGCTGGTAAACGGCAAGATCCTGGAAGCAATGGGCACCAAACAAAAAAGCGCAAACCTCGCCCTCGAAGCCTATGCTTCTTTCAAAAAAGCACTGGAAATTGATCCTAAAATGAAAGAAGCCATCCTGGAGATGAGCGGACCAATGTTCAACGTATACGCTACTGTAGCCAACGCCGGTTACGGTTTCCTCAACGAACAGAAATGGGATTCCTCCCTGGTGGATTTCAAACACGCCTTTGAAATCGCTGAATTCTACAACAGCAAAAACCTGGGCACCACTATCCCTACCGATACCGCACTGACTTTCTACACCGGTTACGCTGCTAACCAGGCTAACAAGAAAGATGATGCCTTCACTTACCTGAAAAAAGCCGCTGACCTGCAGTTCAAAGGCGAACCTGCACTGTACGTAGTACTGGGCCAGCTGTATGAAGAAAAAGGCGACCAGGCCAACTGGCTCAAAACCATCGAACAGGGTAAAGCTTTATTCCCTAAGGATAAACGCTTCAACGATATGGAAATGGCTTTCTACAGCAAAACCGGTAAAACCAACGAATTACTGTCCATGCTGGAAAAGAAAATGGCCGATAATCCTAACGACGAAGCAGCTGTACTGGACTACGCTATCCGTGTAGACAACCTCGCCAATCCCCGCGACGAAAAAGGTAACGACGCTCCGAAACCGGCTAACTACGAAGAGCTGATCGGTAAAGCAGAAGCTGCCTATAAAAAAGTACTGGAGCTGAACGCTAACGACGCCACTGCCAATTTCCAGCTGGGCGCACTGTACTTCAACAAAGCCGTTGTGTTCAACAAACAGCTGAATGAACTGGACAGCAAACAACAGACTTCTCCTAAAGCTAAAGAACTGCAGGGTAAAGTAGAAGGTCTGATGAACCAGGCATTGCCTTTCTTCGAGAAAGCTGACGCCAGCTTCACTGCTAAAGCCAGCAGCCTCGATGCAGGTGACAAACAGACTTACGAAAGCTGCCTGTACGCGCTGCAGAAAATCTACGCTATCAAAAACCAGACTGCGAAAGTGGAAGAAGTGAAAAAGAAACTGGACGCACTGAAATAG
- a CDS encoding acid-shock protein, giving the protein MKKIIAAALVLSISAAAFAQAPAAKPAKKEKAKTEAKAEAKPAADSTKKAHHEHKKAEAKPAAKKAA; this is encoded by the coding sequence ATGAAAAAAATTATCGCTGCCGCACTGGTACTGAGCATTTCTGCTGCTGCTTTTGCACAGGCTCCTGCTGCTAAACCTGCAAAGAAAGAAAAAGCTAAAACTGAAGCGAAAGCTGAAGCTAAACCAGCTGCTGACTCTACCAAGAAAGCACATCACGAGCACAAAAAAGCAGAAGCTAAGCCTGCTGCTAAGAAAGCCGCTTAA
- a CDS encoding response regulator: MQPKRIKYYLLGLFITGMILFVVLQFNSAKNIRKLISGNEQLLQELNVKNEIQKLQTSLAKTDSKVRGAVISRDTTHITGIEVEIAVIKSDLKEINKIVKNDSTEKLLTQLNYLVDEKNSFNLLILDTFYSSGKSAAEKMINNQRGKRLGEAITNILHQLDTTRQTEVNRTTRLIDTSGQKAQSWGTVLVLFACLTSLLAFLYITSRIHRQEQLIEALDESQRQEKNLAAVKDQFLANMSHEIRTPMNAVLGFTHLLQAQPLNDKSREYVNAISGAGRNLLEIINDILDISKIESGMMRIEATSFSLRGVLHSIDTLFRAKAEEKALQLNISIADEVPDILYGDVMRLTQVLVNLTSNAIKFTAEGEVDIHVTRTWSEDKNVRILFTVRDTGIGIEAAQLDSIFDRFNQAEASTTRKYGGTGLGLTIVKQLIELQNGFISVESTPGSGTAFKVELPYMLGEMMPENTDTLYTEKDPLPIHPNVWLLVAEDNRMNQNLLRHLLGNWQLQYRIVNNGREALQALEKQAFDLVLMDIQMPEMDGYSAIAHIRKEMHSNIPVIAMTAHAMEGEREKCLQMGMNDYISKPIDENTLYRMVQVYTGKFSSREMPPAGAYVPENGHTRLLNMQYLRDLSKGDKSFEKNMLQQFITQLPEDLAMLKNAIAISDPVSIRATAHNLKTTVSFTGLETHLYPILEQLEQTDENNYNADTANELFYTLKQLCLQAIQEAIDITI; encoded by the coding sequence ATGCAGCCGAAAAGAATAAAATATTACCTGCTGGGCCTGTTCATCACAGGGATGATTTTGTTCGTGGTATTGCAGTTCAATTCGGCCAAAAACATCCGGAAGCTTATTTCCGGTAATGAACAGCTGCTGCAGGAACTCAACGTCAAAAACGAAATCCAGAAGCTGCAAACCTCTCTTGCCAAAACAGACAGCAAAGTGCGCGGCGCCGTTATCTCCCGCGACACTACGCATATCACCGGCATTGAGGTGGAAATCGCCGTCATCAAATCCGACCTGAAAGAAATCAATAAAATCGTTAAAAACGACAGCACCGAAAAACTGCTCACCCAGCTCAATTACCTCGTGGACGAGAAAAACAGTTTCAACCTGCTGATACTGGATACCTTCTACAGCAGCGGGAAAAGCGCCGCTGAAAAAATGATCAACAACCAGCGGGGCAAAAGACTGGGAGAAGCCATCACCAATATCCTCCACCAGCTGGACACCACGCGGCAAACAGAAGTGAACCGCACCACCCGCCTCATTGATACCAGCGGACAGAAAGCACAGAGCTGGGGCACCGTGCTGGTGCTTTTTGCCTGCCTCACCAGCCTGCTGGCCTTTCTTTATATCACCAGCCGCATCCACCGGCAGGAGCAACTTATAGAAGCGCTGGATGAATCGCAGCGCCAGGAGAAAAACCTGGCCGCCGTGAAGGACCAGTTCCTGGCCAATATGAGCCATGAGATCCGTACCCCCATGAATGCCGTGCTCGGCTTCACACACCTGCTGCAGGCCCAGCCCCTGAACGACAAATCAAGAGAATACGTCAACGCTATCTCCGGCGCCGGCCGTAACCTCCTCGAAATCATCAACGACATCCTGGACATCTCCAAAATAGAGTCCGGCATGATGCGTATTGAAGCCACTTCTTTCAGCCTCCGCGGCGTACTGCACTCCATCGACACCCTCTTCCGCGCCAAAGCGGAAGAAAAAGCGCTGCAGCTCAATATCAGCATAGCGGACGAGGTGCCCGACATTCTCTATGGCGATGTGATGCGCCTCACCCAGGTGCTGGTCAACCTGACCAGCAACGCCATCAAATTCACCGCTGAAGGGGAAGTGGACATCCATGTGACAAGGACATGGTCGGAAGACAAAAATGTTCGTATACTCTTCACCGTGAGAGACACCGGCATTGGCATCGAGGCAGCGCAGCTGGACAGTATCTTCGACCGGTTTAACCAGGCCGAAGCCTCTACCACCCGCAAGTACGGCGGAACAGGCCTCGGGCTTACCATCGTCAAACAACTGATAGAACTGCAGAACGGTTTCATCTCTGTAGAAAGTACGCCCGGCAGCGGCACGGCCTTCAAAGTGGAACTGCCTTACATGCTGGGGGAAATGATGCCGGAGAATACCGATACCTTATATACAGAAAAAGACCCGCTGCCTATACACCCTAACGTATGGTTACTGGTGGCGGAAGACAACCGTATGAACCAGAACCTGCTGCGGCATTTGCTCGGCAACTGGCAACTGCAGTACCGGATCGTCAACAATGGCAGGGAAGCGCTTCAGGCGCTGGAAAAACAGGCCTTCGACCTGGTGCTGATGGATATACAAATGCCGGAGATGGATGGCTATTCCGCCATTGCCCACATCCGCAAAGAGATGCATTCCAACATTCCCGTCATCGCCATGACGGCGCATGCTATGGAAGGAGAAAGGGAGAAATGTTTGCAGATGGGCATGAACGATTATATCTCCAAGCCGATCGATGAGAATACGCTGTATCGCATGGTCCAGGTGTATACCGGCAAGTTCTCTTCCCGCGAAATGCCGCCCGCCGGCGCCTATGTGCCGGAAAACGGACATACCCGCCTGCTGAATATGCAATACCTGCGGGACCTTTCCAAAGGCGATAAGTCCTTTGAAAAAAACATGCTGCAGCAGTTTATCACACAGCTGCCGGAAGACCTGGCCATGCTGAAAAATGCGATCGCTATCAGCGACCCGGTGAGCATCCGCGCTACTGCGCACAACCTGAAAACGACCGTGTCTTTTACGGGGCTGGAAACGCACCTCTACCCTATCCTGGAGCAGCTGGAGCAGACCGATGAAAATAACTACAACGCCGATACGGCCAACGAACTGTTCTATACCCTGAAACAGCTGTGTTTACAGGCCATACAGGAAGCGATAGACATCACGATTTAA
- a CDS encoding LytR/AlgR family response regulator transcription factor — protein MNCLIVDDNKLARTAMKQLASHVEQLHVTGECSSAMEAYNLIRKEKIDLLLLDIEMPGMSGLELTRNLGKQRPLIIFTTVNKDYAVEAFELNVADYLIKPVSPARFIQAIEKAREIIDSNHREIQVSDTEFVFIRDNGVLKKIRTEDILFLEAMGDYVKLFTAQKFHAIHTTLKALEEKLPASKFMRVHRSYMVALDKIESIEDGNIIIQKNVIPVADTYKAALNNKLNFL, from the coding sequence ATGAACTGCCTGATAGTAGACGATAACAAACTCGCACGCACAGCCATGAAGCAACTGGCCAGCCATGTGGAACAACTGCATGTGACCGGCGAATGCAGCAGCGCCATGGAAGCCTATAACCTGATCCGGAAGGAAAAGATAGACCTGCTGCTGCTCGATATCGAAATGCCGGGCATGAGCGGCCTCGAACTGACCCGCAACCTGGGTAAGCAAAGGCCTCTCATCATTTTTACGACGGTCAACAAAGACTATGCTGTAGAGGCTTTCGAGCTGAATGTAGCAGATTACCTCATCAAACCGGTCAGCCCGGCACGCTTTATCCAGGCCATTGAAAAAGCCCGCGAAATCATTGACAGCAACCACCGCGAAATACAGGTGTCCGATACGGAGTTTGTCTTTATCCGCGACAACGGCGTCCTCAAAAAAATAAGGACGGAAGACATCCTCTTCCTCGAAGCCATGGGCGATTATGTAAAGCTATTCACCGCACAGAAATTCCACGCCATCCATACCACCCTCAAAGCGCTGGAAGAAAAATTACCGGCCAGTAAGTTCATGCGCGTACATCGCTCCTACATGGTGGCGCTGGACAAAATAGAAAGCATCGAAGACGGTAATATCATCATTCAAAAAAATGTCATTCCGGTGGCAGACACCTACAAAGCGGCCCTCAACAATAAATTAAACTTTCTTTAA
- a CDS encoding DUF6265 family protein, whose amino-acid sequence MKAFLLSGLLMLLVTAGNAQTPTAADFPKLHWLEGTWTKKASRPGRTGFEQWERLSGTAMKGIGVTMKEKDTLFKEGLQLQAKAHALYYVADVAENKGLVWFKITAITADGFTCENPAHDFPQKIVYQKTDDQLKVTISGDGKSIDFFFEKKP is encoded by the coding sequence ATGAAAGCTTTTCTCTTATCCGGTCTGCTGATGTTGCTCGTGACTGCCGGGAATGCACAAACCCCCACAGCGGCAGATTTTCCGAAGTTGCACTGGCTGGAAGGCACGTGGACAAAGAAGGCGTCCAGGCCCGGCAGGACGGGGTTTGAGCAGTGGGAGCGGTTATCCGGTACTGCGATGAAGGGCATCGGTGTCACGATGAAGGAGAAGGATACCCTCTTTAAAGAAGGGCTGCAATTGCAGGCGAAAGCGCATGCATTGTATTATGTGGCCGACGTAGCTGAAAACAAAGGGCTGGTCTGGTTTAAAATCACGGCCATCACTGCTGATGGCTTTACCTGCGAAAACCCCGCGCACGATTTTCCCCAAAAGATCGTGTATCAAAAGACGGACGATCAACTGAAAGTGACGATTTCCGGCGATGGCAAGTCTATCGATTTTTTCTTTGAGAAGAAGCCGTGA
- a CDS encoding phosphotransferase enzyme family protein — translation MKTVFPATYSTLCPSALSAFLSEKYALEDVQCQLLVRGVGDTYLARTSADRFILRVYRSTHRSLPQIQEEVALLQALKAAEVSVSYPLQDIAGETIQQLNAVEGERCAVLFSYAPGHPVRLLNDQQCQLLGREMARFHQVSAAFSPVKARWEFNEESMFVRPLTLLQPFFANNAEDYTWLQQAAATAAARLSAMKELPMGYCHFDFLPKNMHFDANSITLFDFDFMGYGWLVNDIASFWQYLSLEVYTKRMTQDEADRQYQLLLDAYREHRPLDEAALEAIPFISLGWWLFYMGFHTTHDQFHAFVQPGHLKLFTGLLRHLANTYWK, via the coding sequence ATGAAAACTGTTTTTCCCGCCACTTATTCCACCCTCTGCCCCTCCGCTTTATCCGCCTTCCTCTCCGAAAAATACGCGCTGGAAGATGTACAGTGCCAGCTGCTGGTCCGCGGCGTCGGCGATACTTACCTGGCCCGGACATCCGCAGACCGCTTTATACTCCGGGTGTACCGCTCCACGCACCGCAGCCTGCCGCAGATACAGGAAGAAGTAGCCCTGCTGCAGGCGCTGAAAGCCGCGGAGGTATCGGTATCCTACCCACTGCAGGACATAGCCGGAGAAACCATTCAGCAGCTGAACGCCGTGGAGGGCGAAAGATGCGCGGTGTTGTTCAGCTATGCACCCGGGCACCCGGTGAGATTACTGAACGATCAGCAGTGCCAGCTGCTGGGCAGGGAAATGGCACGTTTTCACCAGGTTTCCGCCGCTTTCAGTCCCGTAAAAGCCAGGTGGGAATTTAATGAAGAGAGTATGTTCGTCCGGCCGCTTACCCTGCTGCAGCCCTTCTTCGCCAATAACGCTGAAGATTACACGTGGCTGCAACAGGCTGCCGCCACGGCCGCGGCGAGACTGTCAGCCATGAAAGAATTGCCGATGGGATATTGCCACTTCGACTTCCTTCCGAAAAACATGCACTTCGATGCAAACAGTATCACGCTGTTTGACTTCGACTTTATGGGATATGGCTGGCTGGTGAATGATATTGCTTCCTTCTGGCAGTACCTCTCGCTGGAGGTATACACCAAAAGGATGACACAGGACGAAGCCGACCGGCAGTATCAGCTGCTGCTGGATGCTTACCGCGAACATCGGCCCCTTGATGAAGCAGCACTGGAAGCAATACCCTTCATCTCGCTCGGATGGTGGCTGTTTTATATGGGTTTTCATACCACCCACGACCAGTTTCATGCCTTCGTACAACCGGGACACCTAAAGCTGTTCACCGGGCTGCTACGGCACCTGGCCAATACATACTGGAAATAG
- a CDS encoding DUF763 domain-containing protein, translated as MPSYADMPLHYGHVPPWLAKRMALLGGAIVEAIVTDYGKSEVIRRLSDPCWFQALGCVLGMDWHSSGITTSVMGALKKAVNPRSQELGIYICGGKGRHSRETPAELMRIADKTGLPGDQLVHSSKLTAKVDNTAIQDGFQLYLHSFVLSTEGDWAVVQQGMNDASSMARRYHWHSSAFTSYTEAPHTFIYGRNQGMILNLTDTQAAATKTGILQLLEEKPAHLLPEIRNLVMPSHHEVRAENVNLKRLGSVLALAHDIHPANFESLLMLEGVGPRTLQSLTLVSEVIHGTPSRFEDPARFSFAHGGKDGHPFPVPTRIYDETIETLRDALNKAKIGHTDKQEAIRKLSTLAQRMEQDFEPNANFEKVIEREKQDSWKYGGRTVFGKAAPPKDGEQLSLF; from the coding sequence ATGCCCTCTTATGCAGACATGCCGCTACACTATGGTCACGTACCACCCTGGCTGGCCAAACGGATGGCCCTTCTGGGTGGCGCTATTGTAGAGGCTATTGTGACGGATTACGGAAAAAGCGAAGTGATAAGGCGGCTCAGCGATCCCTGCTGGTTTCAGGCGCTGGGATGTGTGCTGGGAATGGACTGGCACTCTTCCGGCATCACCACCAGCGTGATGGGCGCGCTGAAAAAGGCTGTCAACCCGCGTTCCCAGGAACTCGGCATCTATATCTGCGGCGGCAAAGGCCGGCACAGCCGTGAAACACCGGCCGAACTGATGCGCATTGCCGATAAAACCGGCCTCCCGGGCGATCAGCTCGTACACAGCAGCAAACTCACCGCTAAGGTGGATAATACTGCCATCCAGGACGGCTTCCAGCTGTACCTGCATTCTTTTGTTTTGTCGACCGAAGGCGACTGGGCCGTAGTGCAGCAGGGCATGAACGACGCCAGCAGCATGGCACGCCGTTACCATTGGCATTCCTCTGCCTTTACGTCTTATACCGAAGCGCCGCACACTTTCATTTATGGCCGCAACCAGGGCATGATCCTCAATCTCACCGATACGCAGGCCGCTGCTACCAAAACCGGTATCCTGCAGTTGCTGGAGGAAAAACCTGCACACCTGTTGCCCGAAATACGCAACCTGGTGATGCCCTCCCATCATGAGGTGCGCGCGGAAAACGTCAACCTGAAACGCCTCGGCAGCGTGCTGGCACTGGCGCACGACATACATCCCGCCAACTTCGAATCCCTGCTGATGCTGGAAGGCGTGGGCCCCCGCACCCTGCAGTCCCTCACCCTGGTCAGTGAAGTAATACACGGTACCCCCTCCCGCTTTGAAGACCCGGCACGGTTTTCTTTTGCGCATGGCGGAAAAGACGGACACCCGTTTCCCGTCCCCACCCGGATCTACGATGAAACGATCGAAACGCTGCGGGACGCGCTGAACAAAGCGAAAATAGGCCATACCGATAAACAGGAGGCCATCCGCAAGCTATCAACGTTAGCGCAGCGCATGGAGCAGGATTTTGAGCCTAACGCCAATTTCGAAAAGGTGATAGAACGGGAAAAGCAGGACTCGTGGAAGTATGGCGGCCGTACCGTGTTCGGGAAAGCTGCCCCGCCGAAAGACGGCGAACAATTATCATTATTCTGA
- a CDS encoding MgtC/SapB family protein yields MKHLLQTIEEDQILKVCIALLIGAILGLEREYKRKAAGMRTMTLICLSSTIFTILSAELGYPNSSDRVASNILTGVGFIGAGVIFKNDFTIDGITTAASIWIAAALGMAIGMSQYVLAIGGLAGALIVLILMEFTEKSIAEINDKRYYTIYFHEDKFPQVDVEHILNTFGLKFKRMQTVRKEDLIEVNYTVRGKRSKMERLDEFLLQNKHISQFQVQLNPL; encoded by the coding sequence ATGAAACATCTGCTACAAACAATAGAGGAAGACCAGATCCTGAAAGTATGCATCGCCCTGCTGATAGGCGCTATCCTGGGGCTGGAGCGGGAATACAAAAGGAAGGCGGCAGGGATGCGTACTATGACGCTTATCTGCCTCAGCAGTACCATCTTCACGATCCTGTCTGCTGAACTGGGGTATCCCAACAGCTCTGACCGCGTAGCTTCCAACATCCTCACCGGCGTGGGTTTCATTGGCGCAGGCGTGATTTTCAAAAATGATTTTACCATCGACGGTATTACCACGGCGGCCTCCATCTGGATCGCCGCGGCCCTGGGCATGGCGATCGGCATGAGCCAGTACGTACTGGCCATAGGCGGACTGGCAGGCGCTTTGATCGTGCTTATCCTGATGGAGTTCACGGAAAAAAGTATTGCTGAAATCAATGACAAACGTTACTATACCATCTATTTTCATGAGGATAAGTTCCCGCAGGTAGATGTGGAGCATATTCTCAATACTTTCGGGTTAAAATTCAAGCGGATGCAAACCGTTCGCAAAGAAGACCTGATCGAGGTCAATTACACAGTCCGTGGAAAACGTAGCAAAATGGAACGATTAGATGAATTTTTGCTACAGAACAAACACATATCACAATTTCAGGTACAACTAAATCCACTGTAA
- a CDS encoding ABC transporter ATP-binding protein gives MQNETTAAVPAPKPGLKWTSLKKTFRLFRYVKPYWVEFALGFVFLLISSLAGLAFPRLLGDLVDPKSVNDLLHGFNKAGLLLVAVLIGQAIFSFFRTILFVNVTEKTLAALRQHVYSHMIRLPMRFFLERRVGELSSRISSDITLLQDTFTTTLAEFIRQMVIIIGGVIILLVTSWQLTAFMLAILPVMMVAAVFFGKFIRQFSKQVQTQVAAANTVVEETLQGIVNVKAFANEFFEIARYRQRTNEAARIGMKSGKYRGAFSSFIILGIFGALVAVIWRGVSMGMSTPQLLSFILYSVFIGGSIAGLAEIYTSLQKSIGATENLLEILDEPEEAITEVAQIAPGEQLGGQISFRNISFHYPSRPDLTILENISFEAEEDQKVALVGPSGAGKSTIVSLLLRLYDPVEGRILYDGKPGTSIPLSVLRSQMAVVPQDVFLFGGTIRENIAYGKPDATEAEIESAARQANAWEFIKHFPLGLETIVGERGIQLSGGQRQRIAIARAVLKNPRILILDEATSALDSESERLVQDALDKLMEGRTSIVIAHRLSTIRQADKIIVLDKGHIVEQGTHAELIGVDGGLYRMLSEMQFSH, from the coding sequence ATGCAAAATGAAACCACTGCCGCCGTCCCGGCTCCCAAACCTGGCTTGAAATGGACGTCCCTTAAAAAGACCTTTCGTTTATTCCGTTATGTAAAACCTTATTGGGTCGAATTTGCCCTCGGGTTCGTTTTTCTGCTGATATCCAGCCTTGCCGGCCTGGCATTTCCCCGTCTGCTGGGCGACCTGGTCGACCCCAAAAGCGTCAATGACCTCCTTCATGGTTTCAACAAAGCGGGACTGTTGTTGGTGGCTGTTCTGATAGGACAGGCCATCTTCTCTTTTTTCCGTACCATCCTGTTTGTAAACGTCACTGAAAAAACGCTGGCCGCGCTGCGGCAGCATGTGTACAGCCATATGATCCGGCTGCCCATGCGGTTTTTCCTCGAAAGAAGGGTGGGAGAGCTGAGCAGCCGTATTTCTTCCGATATCACCCTGTTGCAGGACACTTTTACCACCACGCTGGCTGAGTTCATCCGTCAGATGGTGATCATCATCGGCGGCGTGATCATCCTGCTGGTCACCTCCTGGCAGCTGACCGCCTTCATGCTGGCCATTCTTCCGGTCATGATGGTGGCAGCCGTTTTCTTCGGTAAGTTCATCCGCCAGTTCTCCAAACAGGTACAGACGCAGGTGGCCGCGGCCAACACGGTGGTGGAAGAAACGCTGCAGGGGATCGTAAACGTGAAGGCTTTTGCCAATGAATTTTTTGAAATAGCCCGCTACCGGCAGCGTACCAATGAAGCGGCCCGTATCGGCATGAAAAGCGGTAAGTACCGCGGGGCTTTTTCTTCTTTTATCATCCTCGGTATTTTCGGCGCCCTGGTGGCGGTGATCTGGAGAGGGGTGTCTATGGGCATGAGCACGCCCCAACTGCTGTCATTCATCCTGTATTCCGTATTTATCGGCGGTTCTATCGCCGGGTTGGCGGAGATATACACCAGCCTGCAGAAAAGCATCGGCGCCACGGAAAATCTTCTCGAAATACTGGACGAGCCGGAAGAAGCCATTACGGAGGTGGCGCAGATAGCGCCGGGAGAACAATTGGGCGGACAGATTTCTTTCCGCAACATCTCTTTCCATTATCCTTCCCGGCCGGACCTCACCATTCTTGAAAACATTTCCTTTGAAGCGGAGGAAGACCAGAAAGTGGCCCTGGTGGGGCCCAGCGGTGCAGGAAAGAGCACCATCGTATCGCTGTTGCTGCGTCTTTACGATCCCGTAGAAGGCCGCATATTATATGACGGTAAGCCGGGTACTTCCATCCCGCTGTCGGTGCTTCGTTCCCAGATGGCGGTAGTGCCGCAGGACGTGTTTTTGTTCGGAGGCACGATCCGTGAGAATATCGCTTATGGCAAGCCGGATGCGACAGAAGCGGAAATTGAATCGGCCGCCCGTCAGGCCAACGCATGGGAATTTATCAAACATTTCCCGCTCGGCCTGGAGACCATCGTGGGGGAGCGCGGCATTCAGCTGTCCGGCGGCCAGCGTCAGCGCATCGCCATCGCAAGGGCGGTACTTAAAAATCCGCGTATCCTGATCCTCGACGAAGCGACATCCGCACTGGACTCCGAATCAGAAAGACTGGTGCAGGACGCGCTGGATAAACTGATGGAAGGCCGTACCTCCATCGTGATTGCGCATCGCCTGTCCACCATCCGCCAGGCAGATAAAATTATTGTGCTCGACAAAGGCCACATCGTGGAACAAGGCACGCATGCGGAACTGATTGGCGTAGACGGAGGACTGTACCGCATGCTGAGCGAAATGCAGTTCAGCCACTAA
- a CDS encoding acyl-CoA thioesterase, translated as MDSIYHTITLRFLAEPSDVNFGGKVHGGSVMKWIDQAGYTCAANWSGQYAVTVYVGGIRFFKPIAIGDLVEITATIIYTGNTSMHISIDVFAGNPRQQHKQKTTHCVMVFAAVDDNGKTIPVPKWTPRTANEISMESYAKKLMDLRKDIDEEMKPYM; from the coding sequence ATGGACTCTATTTATCATACTATTACCCTGCGCTTTCTCGCCGAACCTTCTGACGTCAACTTTGGCGGCAAAGTACACGGCGGCTCCGTGATGAAATGGATAGACCAGGCGGGTTATACCTGCGCGGCCAACTGGAGCGGGCAATATGCGGTCACCGTATATGTAGGCGGCATCCGCTTTTTCAAACCGATTGCCATCGGCGACCTGGTGGAAATTACCGCTACCATCATCTACACCGGTAATACCAGTATGCATATCTCCATTGATGTTTTTGCCGGCAATCCGCGGCAGCAGCACAAACAGAAAACCACGCACTGCGTGATGGTGTTTGCGGCGGTAGACGACAACGGTAAAACCATACCGGTGCCCAAATGGACACCGCGTACGGCTAATGAGATCAGTATGGAGAGTTATGCCAAAAAGCTGATGGACCTCCGGAAAGATATCGACGAAGAGATGAAGCCCTATATGTAG